GGGGGTCCAATAGATTCTCATTTTCTCGGTCTCAGCAAGTGCACATGCATGCAAAGGATGGCGTAATGATACACAAACTATATGAACACAAGACAAAAGCCTACAAAATGGaaccaaaaattttacGGTTATGCGAGGCAATACAAGAGCCAAAATTTTGACGTTCAGACCCctaaaatgataaattgCGATTTATATCTAAATGTAGATCTTATGGCTCCAAAAAGGTTGATTATACAGAACGAGAAAACGATGAGAAAAGAGACGAGAAAGCGGTGAGAAAATGAAGGTCGGAGGAGAGAATATAGACTCATGTTCCCGGGGAAATTTCTCACTTCGATAAAATCACTCCCCGGTAAACTTTAGTGCGTGTGTAGATGGTTTCTGGCCTCTAAGTATCTCAATGACCAAAAGTCAGTCGGTGGAAAACGAGAGAAGCACGAGATCCAAAGGGGTAGTCATGGATCTGCCCATCTCTGTCCCTGGTATTTACAAAACGACAAACTGCATATTAACAAATTCAAAACCTCTAAACACACTCCATACATCTCATGGTACACACGACAAAGTAACGGGTACGTGACCATTACACATTTCGCCATTTGTGGCTaactttacaaatttttacAACCAAAGGACTAAAAACCAAGGTTGTAGGTCAAAACAACAAAGATCTGCGATGAAAAGGGACTAGGTACAGCCCAGGCTCCAATCTCGAGATTCCGACGCAATAAGCGAACAAACTCTgcaaaatatggaaaattGTGCAAGTACACTAATCTCAAAGGTCTCTGAGACCGTTAATTTGATCCTGGGTAGTTGTATTCCAAAGCGCGAAAACGACTATGAGGAGGTTTGCAATGTTTTTAATTCTAACCCTGAATTCAGCATTTTGATGGGccaaaggatgatgaatgTAGAAAGGAAGAGCTGAAACAACTGGTTTGTATTCCTCTTGTACACGGAGGTTTTCATGTACACATTCTGCAGGTTTCCATGTTCGCATCAAACGCACAAAACTATATTGGATGCATCAGAATATCACTAGACGATGGTAAAAAGCTGGAGTCGAGCTACAAGCTTGACAGTAAGCTAGAGGTAATTGCTCTCGCCAAATGTATAAAATACTCAGGTACTTTGTATCAAGACTGGAAAGCATCTCCAAGAGATTCCCCTGTCCAGCGTTGACGGCATTTacaattttgatgatgTCTCTAGTGACGAGAACATGATGCAAAACAAGACTATTGATACACTCACCAGGAACGAAAGGAGTCGCTTTGTAATGATTGAACATTTCGAAAATGGTCAAAGGCAAAGGCTATTTATGCTTGTCGAAGAGGTTGGAAATAGTGACCCATTTGTCACTGTTTTAcgtattttaaaaatgtacgCTGATAATAAAACTTGAACTATACATTTACAAgctattcttcctcctcgTAGTCGTAGTCgtcctcttcttcctcgATTTCCTCctcctttttcttttcctctACTTTTACCTTGGGGATCTTGGCACTGAGTCTGTAGACTTGTTTCATGCGGACAAGAAACATACCGTTCCACAATCCTTCCTCTGGTTGGATGAATGAGGTCGAATTCCACCTTTACCTTGGTATTGATGTCAACTCGAATCCTCCTCTTTATACACCTACCTCCCAGATCACAGAGAACCTGCATGAGTTTTTAGATGCGTTTTAAAGCATCACGTTGAATGGTATATAGCAAAACTTACCCTCTTGCTGGAGGAATCGAGTTGTACTAGAAACGTAGAACCGCCTCTAAACTCCACTATAGAACCGGTCCTGTAGATCTTTGTCGGTCCAGTAAGTGCCCTGGTTTCCAGTATGTTGCAAGAACGACTGTTCACGCGGGGAGATACAAACGAGTACTTGAGAGAACGACCAGACCGAAGAGTGTACAGTAAGGCCAGGACCAGTGCTAGGCTGACATACATTCGATTACCAGGGCTTTGCTACGCGCATTCCTACAAGGCAATGCTGTATAAACTGCTAATGAGTGAGCTCAATAAACAACAATACTGGTTCTCGACCAAACACAGCGAGGCCAAAATCGACCTCAATGGCCCATACATCGCGCCACGTCTGGTATACGCCAAATCAACCATCCGAGTAAAATGTACCTGTGCCATTTTGGAGTTTAATGAAACTGCCAAGCTGAGAGAGTAACCCTGGCCTATAAATCTCTGCGGGCGCCGTATACCTCCACAATCGACAGGTTAAAACTATGAAACGTCAAGAAGGCCGTAAATGGCGACACTTTGCGTCCAGGCGACTTAAACTGAGATTAAGCGCCCTTTCGTTTTCCCCCACCTGGGCCTAGTCCCGGAAAAGGACAAACGGACACTTTTATAAATCCTCCAGTTTGCATCCACAAACGAGCTCAGTTATATGACCCATTGCAGGATTTTGCGAGGTTTCTTCTGCGCACAACCGTTAGTAGGAGACCTTATGATTCCAACGACGACGACTGGAGCGTTTCTAGCTTGAATATCACAAACGGAATGTGAAAGTAACGACAAGCTCTTTATTCTGGGTGGATATTAAGTTTCTGTCGATTTGGGAGCGTTTTTGGCCGATTGTATTCCCATTTGTTTGAAAAGAGCAGAATCGCATTTAAAAAGATGACGCTACGTCCGCAGAGGAAGAGGTTAGTCCCGAATATAGACAATCATGCCCTTTCAGGAGATACAGACAAGGGAGCTTCCACCGTGTGCTCAACTTTAAGCAGTTTGTGCTCATGAAGGTTTGTCCTTGAATGCCCGGCTCACAATCCGCAGGATGACGAAATTTCGCCTGATAAAGCTGCAGAAGAGTACACCAAGTATCTGTGCGAGTTTCTCAACAACGAAATCACGCTCTACTATGATACTTACGAGGTAACTTCACGCATTCCCTCCACAATCATACGCCAGGATCTCCCCTTCTTTCGCGAGAAGTACCATCCCTACTATCTAAAGGAGGACTTTGAGCTGATAAAACGGACATTTCTCTCCCAGAGTGCCCAGTTTATCAAGGTTTGCTCACCGGATACTCTATACATTATGCAGGATTATGAATCGGGCAAATACAAGGACCTCTTGTTCGAAGTAAGCATCCAGAGACTTTACGGAAAACAagatgatgaggatgtaaAGAACTTGGCAGATGCATCGTATGAATGTAACGAGTGGGCGTATGAAGTTCCACTCGAGTATCCAAATGAGGATACAACCAAAAGGCTACCATTGATATCACCACTCGAATCGGTAGTACTGGTGGACGTACCTGAAAAGGTATTTAAATTTGAAATCgtaaatgctgtaaaggTGAGTTTCAGTCTCTGCTCTAAGAAAATTTAGCATCGCATCGAgaattttatcatttatgTTGCTGAGCGTGACATGGTCAGAACGGCATTCATAACAGttccagaggatgaagatatAGACAAAGTTGTGGAGGATCTCAACAATGAGAGGCTGACTGTGCAAGAATTCTTGCTGAGGTTTGCAAGGTGTAAtccaaagaaggatagGATTGTCACACGTGTCTGTCCCCCGATTTGTTCTCACCCTGTGATTATCATGAGGGACTTAGAATTAACCAAAAAGTTGATTAGAAAATTGGACGCTGACCTTGGAAAGGCGGAAGGCTCAATCATTGATTTGCTCCCAGAGGATCTTGATATCAAGCTTCGTTTGGACATTCACATTTTGTACCTTCGTATAGTACATTGTTACTGCTACTATGGACGCACAAAAACGCAAAATTATATTGATTTGTGGGATTTGAGCGGTCCAGGTCACGTTAGAGTGGACCTGACAAACGACCTCTACGAAAAGGAGGAGGAACTTGCTGGCAGCGTAAAGTTTGCCGCTTGGGGAGCAAAGAATTCAAATGTCCCAGAGTCTGGTACAACATCGGAGACTAGTCAAAACGAtgaaaaaatggatattGTGGAGAATAAATTGGAGGAGCTCAAGGACTGGCAAGAGGCGATCTCATCCCTCAAAGTATCACATTCTCAGCTACAGTGGCTTAAAGACGTGGAGTCGTTTGCTCTTCATGTTCTAAATTCCAACCTGGCACCTCCAGAGTATGTAGAGGACGCCGCTCTTATTGAAGAAAAGTGGCAGCAATTTTGCAACTTGAACACCCTTATCCAGGGTCCCGCCATGTTTAGGTGCAAAATATGTAACAAGCTCTTTAATGACGCAAAGTTTGTCTGGAAACACTTGAAAAACAAGCATCCTGAGCGTTACGAGCAGATTATT
Above is a genomic segment from Theileria equi strain WA chromosome 4 map unlocalized gcontig_1105316255041, whole genome shotgun sequence containing:
- a CDS encoding conserved hypothetical protein (encoded by transcript BEWA_045280A), which encodes MENCASTLISKVSETVNLILGSCIPKRENDYEEHFDGPKDDECRKEELKQLVSMFASNAQNYIGCIRISLDDGKKLESSYKLDSKLEVLCIKTGKHLQEIPLSSVDGIYNFDDVSSDENMMQNKTIDTLTRNERSRFVMIEHFENGQRQRLFMLVEEVGNSDPFVTVLRILKMYADNKT
- a CDS encoding conserved hypothetical protein (encoded by transcript BEWA_045290A); translation: MYVSLALVLALLYTLRSGRSLKYSFVSPRVNSRSCNILETRALTGPTKIYRTGSIVEFRGGSTFLVQLDSSSKRVLCDLGGRCIKRRIRVDINTKVKVEFDLIHPTRGRIVERLSAKIPKVKVEEKKKEEEIEEEEDDYDYEEEE
- a CDS encoding conserved hypothetical protein (encoded by transcript BEWA_045300A), whose translation is MTLRPQRKRRYRQGSFHRVLNFKQFVLMKDDEISPDKAAEEYTKYLCEFLNNEITLYYDTYEDLPFFREKYHPYYLKEDFELIKRTFLSQSAQFIKDYESGKYKDLLFEVSIQRLYGKQDDEDVKNLADASYECNEWAYEVPLEYPNEDTTKRLPLISPLESVVLVDVPEKVFKFEIVNAVKHRIENFIIYVAERDMVRTAFITVPEDEDIDKVVEDLNNERLTVQEFLLRFARCNPKKDRIVTRVCPPICSHPVIIMRDLELTKKLIRKLDADLGKAEGSIIDLLPEDLDIKLRLDIHILYLRIVHCYCYYGRTKTQNYIDLWDLSGPGHVRVDLTNDLYEKEEELAGSVKFAAWGAKNSNVPESGTTSETSQNDEKMDIVENKLEELKDWQEAISSLKVSHSQLQWLKDVESFALHVLNSNLAPPEYVEDAALIEEKWQQFCNLNTLIQGPAMFRCKICNKLFNDAKFVWKHLKNKHPERYEQIIVESGVPQMKDIFFNAHRDAKCNPFERLLSIPVIHKPPSDFDTISAEFFKRIGDKPYSTFSSSASLPSGTSNKKRRREYYDFDQPKAKKDREVTFAADEYSRPSVKYDDL